GGATGGCTCGGTTGTCGCGGGAGAGTAGCCAGACCGGTGTTGCGGTCAAACAAAGAAACCTCCGCCAAGTTGCGGCCGCAAGATCATGCGAGGCCCAGGGCTGCATCCAGCACTTGCACCATGAAATCCGCGTCGGCGCGCGTGATGCACATCGGGGGTTTGATGCGAAGGGTGTTGCCGTGGAAGCCGCCTTTGCCGAGCAGCAGGCCGGCGTCGCGACAGGCTTCGAGCACGGCGGCGCATTGCTCGCGCGCGGGTTCCTGGGTCGAGCGGTCTTTCACCAGTTCCAAGCCGAGCATCAGCCCGAGGCCGCGCACGTCGCCGATCAGCGCGTGCTTGACCGCGAGCTTCTGCAAGCCGGACTTGAGGTGCGCGCCGACGTTCAGCGAGTTTTCCTGCAGCTTCTCGCGCTCGATCACTTGCAGCACCGCGCGGCCTTGCGCGGTCGTCACGGGATTGCCGCCGAACGTGTTGAAATGGGTTCGCGTCGCGAGGGCCTTCGCGACTTGGGGCGTGGTGACGACGGCGGCAAGCGGGCAGCCGTTGCCGATGCCCTTGGCCATCGTGACGATGTCGGGCACGACGCCCTGCGTCTCGAAGCCCCAGTAGTGCGTGCCGGTGCGGCCAAAGCCCGACTGCACTTCGTCCGCGATGCACAGGCCGCCCGCGGCGCGAATGTGCTCGTAAGCGCGGCGCAAATAACCGTCGGGCAGCACCACCGCGCCGCCGACGCCCTGAATCGTCTCCGCGATGAACCCCGCGACTTGGCCCGATGTGCCGAACTGAATGAGGTTCTTCACGTCATCGGCGTATCTGCGGCCGGCGTCGGGGTCGTTCGCGCCGAACGTGCCGCGATACGTGTCGGGCATCAGCGCGTGCTGGATGCCGAAGCTGTGCGGCACGTTGAACTTCCACGAACTGTGCGACGTGAGGCCCATCGTGGACTGGCTGCCGCCGTGGTAGCCGTTGCGCAGGGCGATGACGTCGTAGTTGCCTGTCGCCGCGCGCGCCATGAGCAGCGCGAGGTCGTTCGCCTCGGAGCCGGAGTTCACGAAATAGACGACCTTGAGTTCGCCGGGCATCTTCGCCGCGAGGTCGCGCGCGTAAAGGGCGACGTTCGGGTGCAGGTAGATGGTCGTGGTGTGCTGGAGCGTTTCGTTCTGCGCGTGGACCGCGGCGACGACGTCCGGGTGGCAATGGCCGACGCTCACGGTCACGATGCCGCCGAATCCGTCGAGATAACGCCGCCCCTTCTCATCGAACAGCCACTGCCCCCGGCCTGCGACGATCATGAGGGGCTTCTTGTAGTAGTGGAAGATCGCCGGGCTGAGGAACTGCTTGCGCATGGCGAACACTTCGTCCGCGGTGGGACCGGTGTAAGGCCGGGGCTTGTGGTCGCAGGGCGGGAGGGGGATGGTATCCATGGGATGTGTGCCGCGAGGGCGGCTTACTTGTTTGGGAAAAGTCTTCGCAGTCCAACGTAGGCGATGAATGCAATCGCAAAGCCGGCGAACCATGCGTAGTGGAACATCCCGGCCAGCAGCGCGGGAACGTGGTCCGGGTTGAGGCGCTTCACTTGCACGAGGAAGCCCGGGAGGCTCGGCGCCGCGCCAAGCACGAACGCGGCGATGGCAACCCAACTGAAGCCGTTGGTGTAACGATACGCCCCGTCAGCTTTGTAGAGCGCCGCGAGGTCGAGTTCACGCCGGCGGATCACGTAGTAGTCCGCGATCAGGATGCCCCCGATCGGCCCGAGCAACGCGCTGTAGCCGATCAGCCAGTCGAAGATGTAGCTCTCCGGATTCGCGAGCAGCTTCCACGGCATCATCAGCACGCCAATCACGCCCGTGATGCAGCCGCCGAGCCGGAACGAAATCCGCCGCGGCGACAAGTGCGCGAAGTCGTTCGCCGGGCTGACGACGTTTGCCGCGATGTTCGTCGCGAGCGTCGCGATGCAGAGCGCGACCATGGCGGTGATCAGCACGACGGGGTTCGTGAAGCGGGTCAGCACATCCACCGGATCCCACAACGTCTGCTTGAAGATAATCGTCGTGGCCGAGGTCACGGCGACGCCGATGAACGAGTAGAGCGCCATCGTCGCGGGCAACCCGAGCGCCTGGCCGATGACCTGGTCGCGCTGCGATTTTGCGTAGCGTGAAAAGTCAGGGATGTTCAGCGACAGCGTCGCCCAGAAACCGACCATCCCCGTGAGCGCGGGAAAGAAGAAACTCCAGAACTGCCCCTGCTTCGGCTGGCCCGCGTCGAACAGCGACGGCTGAGCGAGGATCGGCCCGAAGCCGCCGGCCTCGCGGTGCGCCCACGCCAGCAGCACGAGACCGAGCGCGATCAGCAGCGGCGCCTTGATGTTCAGCAGCCAGCGGATGCAATCAATCCCCATGTAGATGACCCACAGGTTGACCGCCCAAAACAAG
The genomic region above belongs to Verrucomicrobiota bacterium and contains:
- a CDS encoding aminotransferase class III-fold pyridoxal phosphate-dependent enzyme gives rise to the protein MDTIPLPPCDHKPRPYTGPTADEVFAMRKQFLSPAIFHYYKKPLMIVAGRGQWLFDEKGRRYLDGFGGIVTVSVGHCHPDVVAAVHAQNETLQHTTTIYLHPNVALYARDLAAKMPGELKVVYFVNSGSEANDLALLMARAATGNYDVIALRNGYHGGSQSTMGLTSHSSWKFNVPHSFGIQHALMPDTYRGTFGANDPDAGRRYADDVKNLIQFGTSGQVAGFIAETIQGVGGAVVLPDGYLRRAYEHIRAAGGLCIADEVQSGFGRTGTHYWGFETQGVVPDIVTMAKGIGNGCPLAAVVTTPQVAKALATRTHFNTFGGNPVTTAQGRAVLQVIEREKLQENSLNVGAHLKSGLQKLAVKHALIGDVRGLGLMLGLELVKDRSTQEPAREQCAAVLEACRDAGLLLGKGGFHGNTLRIKPPMCITRADADFMVQVLDAALGLA
- a CDS encoding NCS1 family nucleobase:cation symporter-1, producing MSNPAETSSPPGSGPELSASSLCNADLAPVTQAQRKWGMFSFAALWISMAACIPTYMLASGLVDPKIGMSWRQAIFTIFLGNLIVLVPMVLNAHAGTRYGIPFPVYCRAAFGTVGANIPAVLRALVACGWFGIQTWIGGSAIFKILAVFAPSIATGTPLPALGISFAQLACFLLFWAVNLWVIYMGIDCIRWLLNIKAPLLIALGLVLLAWAHREAGGFGPILAQPSLFDAGQPKQGQFWSFFFPALTGMVGFWATLSLNIPDFSRYAKSQRDQVIGQALGLPATMALYSFIGVAVTSATTIIFKQTLWDPVDVLTRFTNPVVLITAMVALCIATLATNIAANVVSPANDFAHLSPRRISFRLGGCITGVIGVLMMPWKLLANPESYIFDWLIGYSALLGPIGGILIADYYVIRRRELDLAALYKADGAYRYTNGFSWVAIAAFVLGAAPSLPGFLVQVKRLNPDHVPALLAGMFHYAWFAGFAIAFIAYVGLRRLFPNK